One segment of Alnus glutinosa chromosome 2, dhAlnGlut1.1, whole genome shotgun sequence DNA contains the following:
- the LOC133860635 gene encoding zinc finger protein CONSTANS-LIKE 9, producing MGYLCDFCGEQRSMVYCRSDAACLCLSCDRNVHSANALSKRHSRTLLCERCNSQPALVRCPQESVSLCQNCDWMGHGTSTSNSTHKRQPINCYSGCPSAAELSSIWSFVLDIPSVGESTCEQELGLMSITENGAKTDWGPLENITQSISSSVELNDVPSTEKSSVWVGLSSVPEVNSGHDILDQPGGSPYASLPKLGCPGLCEEDFLCDDFDMDEVDSDLENYEELFGVALSHSEELFENGGIDSLFGMKDMSAADSSCQGAVAAEVSSVGRVNGTQPACSNSASADSLMSAKTEPVLCFTAKQGHSSLSFSGLTGESSGGDYQDCGASSMLLMGEPPWCPPGPESSFNSANRNNAVMRYKEKKKARKFEKRVRYASRKARADVRRRVKGRFVKAGEAYDYDPLIQARSY from the exons ATGGGttatttatgtgatttttgCGGGGAACAAAGGTCCATGGTATATTGCCGGTCAGATGCTGCTTGCTTATGTTTGTCATGTGACCGAAATGTCCATTCTGCTAATGCCCTATCCAAGCGCCACTCAAGAACACTACTGTGTGAAAGATGCAACTCGCAACCTGCATTAGTAAGATGTCCCCAAGAGAGTGTCTCTCTTTGTCAGAATTGTGATTGGATGGGTCATGGAACTTCTACCTCAAACTCAACACATAAGAGACAACCCATCAATTGTTATTCTGGATGCCCGTCAGCTGCAGAACTTTCTTCAATATGGTCATTCGTTTTAGATATCCCTTCTGTGGGTGAATCTACTTGCGAGCAGGAACTGGGATTGATGAGCATAACTGAGAACGGTGCAAAAACTGATTGGGGCCCTTTAGAAAACATCACCCAAAGTATATCTAGTTCAGTCGAATTGAATGATGTGCCCAGTACGGAGAAGTCCAGTGTCTGGGTTGGCTTGTCTTCAGTGCCTGAAGTTAACTCTGGGCATGACATTCTAGACCAGCCGGGTGGATCCCCATATGCATCCTTGCCCAAG TTAGGCTGTCCTGGACTCTGTGAAGAAGATTTTCTGTGTGATGATTTCGATATGGATGAAGTGGATTCGGATCTTGAAAACTACGAAGAACTCTTTGGTGTAGCTCTCAGTCATTCTGAAGAGCTTTTTGAGAATGGTGGGATTGATAGCTTGTTTGGGATGAAGGACATGTCTGCTGCTGATTCCAGTTGTCAGGGTGCAGTTGCTGCTGAG GTGTCATCAGTTGGACGTGTCAATGGAACACAGCCAGCATGCAGCAATTCAGCGTCTGCTGATTctctgatgagtgccaaaactGAACCGGTACTTTGTTTTACGGCAAAGCAAGGGCATTCAAGCCTTTCATTTTCTGGTCTTACTGGAGAGAGTAGTGGTGGGGATTATCAGGATTGTGGGGCTTCTTCAATGCTTCTCATGGGAGAGCCTCCATGGTGTCCTCCAGGCCCTGAGAGTTCCTTCAATTCTGCTAACCGTAATAATGCTGTTATGCGttacaaggaaaagaagaaggcACGCAA GTTCGAGAAAAGAGTGAGGTATGCCTCCCGCAAAGCAAGAGCTGATGTAAGAAGGCGTGTTAAGGGACGCTTCGTCAAAGCTGGTGAAGCTTATGATTATGATCCATTGATCCAAGCCAGAAGCTACTGA
- the LOC133860636 gene encoding uncharacterized protein LOC133860636, giving the protein MAEETHVAEPAKVPMKRNIGKKKGSKARKKPNKAMTLQGIQQGNKAKKIDRKMKKLYRKRAREYNSDEDDDDHHVDNNPLPVIKDDEEAEEVDVDVNVDVDVDVDKGVSDDEENGEIQLGITKFAEGCRAFRMAFSNIINKSVTNDSLGPVLSADRKLIAEKLAEEEAERKVKGEAKKEKHLMGEQGHVKPANYLDSHEKFLIGVATKGVVKLFNAVNKAQNAQKGLNPSRSKDAKAIRKRRKETFFSELGRTSKSAANTPTEGHTSTGQAEGEGPAWAPLRDNYMLTNSKLKDWDKVPETTVADDVGSMSEDGSSDDD; this is encoded by the exons ATGGCTGAGGAAACCCATGTGGCAGAACCGGCAAAGGTTCCGATGAAGAGGAatatagggaagaagaaggGCTCTAAGGCTAGGAAAAAGCCCAATAAAGCGATGACGCTACAGGGCATTCAACAGGGCAACAAGGCTAAGAAGATTGACAGGAAAATGAAGAAACTGTATCGCAAGCGGGCACGAGAGTACAATTCGGACgaggatgatgatgatcatCATGTTGACAACAACCCTTTGCCCGTGATCAAAGATGATGAAGAAGCAGAGGAGGTGGATGTGGATGTGAATGTGGATGTGGATGTGGATGTGGATAAGGGGGTTTCTGATGACGAAGAAAATGGTGAAATTCAACTCGGAATTACGAAGTTTGCGGAGGGTTGTAGAGCATTCAGGATGGCATTCAGCAATATTATCAACAAGAGCGTGACTAACGATTCACTC GGTCCAGTGTTGTCGGCGGACAGGAAGCTCATTGCAGAGAAGCTTGCAGAAGAGGAGGCTGAACGGAAGGTCAAGGGGGaggccaagaaagaaaaacactTG ATGGGAGAACAGGGGCATGTGAAACCTGCTAATTATTTGGATTCGCATGAAAAGTTTCTAATTGGCGTTGCTACAAAAGGAG TGGTCAAGTTGTTCAATGCT GTCAACAAGGCACAAAATGCTCAGAAAGGTTTAAATCCCTCGAGGTCTAAAGATGCAAAAG CAATAAGGAAGCGGAGGAAAGAAACCTTCTTTTCAGAGTTGGGCAGGACATCAAAGTCAGCAGCCAATACTCCCACTGAG GGTCATACATCTACAGGCCAGGCGGAGGGAGAAGGGCCTGCCTGGGCTCCATTGCGTGATAATTATATGTTAACAAATTCTAAGTTGAAGGACTGGGATAAGGTGCCG GAAACAACTGTAGCAGACGATGTGGGAAGTATGTCAGAAGATGGTAGTTCTGATGATGATTAA
- the LOC133861710 gene encoding protein FAR1-RELATED SEQUENCE 5-like, giving the protein MSPNSHAENEMVEDRHAENEMVEDQNDLKQPIVRLSSFNGPREPCLSMEFDELEDAHACYNAYARRIGFSIRKNHSRLSKDKSLIGIEYVCSREGFRHQSCQKKIYTNSEPAETRIGCKAIMGLKKVELKWTVCKFISEHNHELLSPRSTSLLRGHRVVTRAQKNLIDTLNESGVPPRKIMSVLSKESGGDYNVGCISKDVENYVSNKRRFRFEEGDAQKMYNYFLERQSQNPGFVYAIQVDENGCMGNCFWADARSRAAYQYFGDVVTFDATYLTNCYKMPFVPFTGVNHHHQSVMFGCALLVNETAESYTWLLKTWLEAMLGRAPSTIITDDDKAMGKAIAEVLPNVTHRLCLWHILQKVPEHLAHIYNKYPSFQRDFQHCIHSTITIEEFETEWSEIVGKYELVENDWLKKLYMRREKWVPAYLRTTFCAGMSTTQRSESMNKFFKDYVRSSTMVSEFVYHYEKALDARYFKEKQKDVKTKTSRPILKTCYKMEVEAAKVYTRESFLMFQEELFNSQNFKSSKHREEGGMKIYRVTLHGRESPFYEVSFEVLEKKATCTCHKFEFVGILCAHILQIFLKKSLVDTIPQHYVLERWTINAKSRIIHGISSDDIQVETQNSSTLMRNSLMLQFYEVVEVGCQSKRKYEHLGIGLQKLHRELLIMDDGSDKDINDANEGSAEDLVLNNQVLSNLTFTLQDPLHVRCKGAPKSVRQKNPKEKQAMTKRTCSICKKTGHVRTNCPSHKQTRNIVNTNMRPAYLGLIDEQSLVKCSLPTMEYPSANTFAMSQDSVCLSTTIDIGADNINAYENA; this is encoded by the exons ATGAGTCCTAATAGTCATGCTGAGAATGAAATGGTAGAAGATAGACATGCTGAGAATGAAATGGTAGAAGATCAAAATGATTTGAAGCAACCAATTGTCCGCCTTTCTTCATTTAATGGTCCGAGGGAACCATGTCTTAGTATGGAATTTGATGAATTAGAAGATGCTCATGCATGTTATAATGCTTACGCAAGGCGAATAGGTTTTAGCATTCGAAAAAATCATTCTCGACTATCAAAAGATAAGTCATTAATTGGGATAGAATATGTTTGTTCAAGAGAAGGATTTCGTCATCAAAGTTGTCAAAAGAAAATCTATACAAATTCAGAGCCTGCCGAAACAAGGATAGGATGTAAAGCAATTATGGGTTTAAAGAAAGTGGAGTTAAAATGGACTGTATGTAAGTTCATAAGTGAACATAATCATGAGCTCCTTTCTCCTAGAAGTACAAGTTTACTTCGTGGACATAGAGTGGTAACACGTGCCCAAAAAAATCTTATAGATACTCTCAATGAGTCTGGTGTACCCCCAAGGAAGATAATGTCAGTGTTGAGTAAAGAATCAGGTGGCGACTATAATGTTGGTTGCATTTCTaaagatgttgaaaattatGTGAGCAATAAAAGAAGATTTCGTTTTGAAGAGGGAGATGCACAAAAAATGTACAATTATTTTCTTGAGAGACAATCCCAAAATCCAGGTTTTGTTTACGCAATCCAAGTAGATGAAAATGGATGCATGGGCAATTGTTTTTGGGCAGATGCTAGATCACGAGCTGCATACCAATATTTTGGAGATGTTGTTACTTTTGATGCGACTTACTTGACAAATTGTTATAAGATGCCTTTTGTTCCCTTTACTGGAGTTAACCATCATCACCAATCTGTGATGTTTGGATGTGCTTTGCTCGTAAATGAAACGGCTGAATCTTATACATGGTTGTTGAAAACATGGCTTGAGGCAATGCTTGGACGTGCTCCTTCTACAATTATCACAGATGATGACAAGGCCATGGGTAAGGCAATTGCAGAGGTATTACCAAATGTCACTCATAGATTGTGTTTGTGGCATATTTTACAAAAAGTTCCAGAACATTTggctcatatatataataaatatccGTCTTTTCAAAGAGATTTCCAGCATTGTATTCATAGCACAATCACAATTGAAGAGTTTGAGACGGAATGGAGTGAAATTGTAGGCAAGTATGAGTTGGTAGAGAATGATTGGTTGAAAAAACTCTATATGCGGCGTGAAAAGTGGGTGCCGGCTTACTTGCGAACCACATTTTGTGCTGGCATGTCTACAACTCAACGGAGTGAGAGTATGAATAAGTTTTTTAAAGATTATGTTCGTTCGAGCACAATGGTGAGTGAATTTGTCTATCACTATGAAAAAGCCTTGGATGCACGTTAttttaaagagaaacaaaaagatgTGAAGACAAAAACTTCTAGACcgattttaaaaacatgttacaaGATGGAAGTAGAGGCAGCAAAGGTTTACACAAGAGAGTCTTTTTTGATGTTTCAAGAAGAGTTATTTAAtagtcaaaatttcaaatcatcTAAACATCGGGAAGAAGGAGGGATGAAGATATATAGGGTGACTCTTCATGGGAGAGAAAGTCCATTTTATGAAGTTTCATTTGAAGTTCTTGAGAAGAAAGCTACTTGTACATGTCATAAGTTTGAATTTGTTGGAATTTTGTGTGCGCacattcttcaaatttttttgaaaaagtcttTGGTGGACACTATTCCCCAACATTATGTTCTAGAGAGATGGACGATCAATGCCAAGAGTCGCATTATACATGGCATATCTAGTGATGATATACAAGTAGAAACACAAAATTCTTCCACCTTGATGAGAAATAGCTTGATGTTGCAATTTTATGAAGTTGTCGAAGTGGGGTGccaatcaaaaagaaaatatgaacatCTTGGCATTGGTTTACAAAAGCTTCATCGCGAGCTTTTGATAATGGATGATGGTAGTGATAAAGATATAAATGATGCTAATGAAGGAAGTGCCGAAGATCTTGTGTTAAACAACCAAGTACTATCAAACCTTACATTCACTTTGCAAGATCCTCTACATGTTCGATGTAAAGGAGCACCCAAATCTGTGAgacaaaaaaatccaaaagaaaagcAAGCAATGACGAAAAGGACATGTTCCATTTGCAAGAAAACAGGGCATGTGAGAACCAATTGCCCTTCACATAAGCAAACAAG GAATATTGTGAATACCAATATGAGGCCAGCTTATTTGGGGTTGATAGATGAACAAAGTTTAGTAaag TGCTCTTTGCCAACTATGGAGTATCCCTCTGCAAATACATTTGCCATGTCTCAAGATTCTGTATGTTTATCTACTACAATTGATATTGGTGCAGACAACATCAACGCCTATGAAAATGCTTGA